GGTCTTATTTGGTTTGTTTCAAATTCTGAAGAATTATTATTTTATATTTTTCCAACAAAAACAATTCGTGAGAAAAAAGCGAAATTTAAAGACAAAATTTGGAGTCATATTTCTATGATTTTGTTCTTTTCTGGTTTAGTGTTTTTAATCTTTCAAATGAACAATATTGAAAATATAATCGAGGAATTGCATTTTTGGAAAAGTTTTGGCTTTTTAGGATTTAGTTTCAGTTTAATAGGATTATTTTTTCTTTACAAATTTCAGCCTTCTGTATTTAGCGAAAGCGGAAGGAGATATTCTGTAGTTTTTGGTTTTATTTTAGGTTTAATAAGTTTGACAATTTCAACTGCAAGTTTTCTAAATAAAAATAATGCTGAACAAGAAATACAACAATCTGAATACACTATAAACCGAAAAAGTACTGGTGGAAAAAAGAATAAATTACATTGGATTTTTATTAAAATAAGAGAATCGGAAAGAAGATTTGAAATAAAACCAAACTTGTGGAATAAAATAAAAGTTGGAGATAGAGTTTTATTAAAATTACAAAAAGGACATTTTGAATACGATTTTGTGAATGAAATAAAGCCTACTGCCAACAATTAAGCTCGAATGCAGCGATTAAGACCCTTCGACTAAGCTCAGGACAGGCTCTGGTTTATTTGAGCCTCTGTTGAGCTCAAGCACCCAGATATTTGCTATGGGGATTCAATAAGAACTCGTTTGTTACTTGTGTTTATAAGAAGGGGTTTCTGTAACTATAATTTCAATTTTGCTTCCTTGATTTCGCCTAAGTTTCCGACTACTCCAGCCTTTTAAATACCCATCTCTAGTAAAAATGTCAGCTATAGACATATCTCTCCCAGCTCCTTTTTGGAGTCATTTTTCTATCTAGTTTTTCATTACTTCCCATCTCATTAAATTTGGTTTTACTCGGGCTGAAACACAAAGTGCCATACTGTGGCTGACGGTATGAAAATTTATTATTTCTTTGCTACAACAAAATAACTAGATGCCCCTTTATATAACTTTTCAGTGTCAATTGTCTGAAAACCTCCATTTACCACTAAATCATCTAACTCGGAGCTTTTAAGTCTTCTAATAGGAATTGGGATTACTCCAATTTTGGATAATATCCGAACAAACTGAATCTGAATATTAACTAAAAATGCCATTTTATCCCGTAAACAAGGTGTTACAGAAATAAATAAGCCCTCAGGTTTTAACAACTCATATATCTTTTGTAAAACTACCTGAGGTTCAGCCACTGTATGCAACATATTGAAAGCCAAAATCACGTCAAACGATTCCTTTTTGTACCGTGTATCAAAAATATCCGTTTGCGAGAAATTTATATTTTCAACTTTAGTAGCGACTGCTTTCCTTTTTGCAATTGCAATCATCTTAGATGATATATCAATAGCATGAACCTCTTTCACCAGATTGGCAATTTCACAGGATGTTGTACCTGTACCACATCCATAATCCAAAACAATATTGCTGCGGTTGAGATATTTTTTAGTGTTTTCTCTGGACTTACTATGAATATATTCAAAACGCTCTTCCGTTTTATCATAGTTTTTTGAAGCACTATCCCAGAACTCTTTCGATTTATTCATCTTTATTAATTATTTAAACTTTCTATTGTTCCAATTCCATTTTTTAATGAAACATAAGAAGGGCTACGAACAAGCGTTAAACTACTTTTAATGTTGAGACTTTTACCGTTTTCATTTCAATCCTTAATCTGGCAAAACTTCACATACAAAACCCTTGCTTTGCATTAGCTGAATGACATCTTTCTCTAACGGTTTAGAGGAAACAATGCGAAGTACATTGTCCAAATCTTCGGTATCTACCGACCACTCTGAAATGCATGGATGCAAGTTAAATAAGGGTGCCATCCATTCAATTAAAGGAGGGGAACTAAGGTTTGTTTTAAACACCAATACATTCATATTTGCTTACTTTTTCTTTTTGAATTGGTCATTTAAAGGGTCATACTTAAATACTTCATCCAGAGTAACATCAAATACATTGGCAATTCTAAAGGCTAGTTGGAGCGTAGGAGAATATTTTCCGCTTTCGATGGCTGCCACCGTCTGTCGAGTAACCCCCACTTCATCTCCCAACTGCTGTTGAGTCATTTCACCTTTTAAAAAACGTAACATTCTTATCTTATTTTGAATATGGTCTTTACTCATCTTAAACTCATTTATTGTAGAAGTAGATTTTCCAAACATCACTCATCACTGCTGACACAAATCCAAAGCTCAATAGTGTTATAAACATATACTGCACCCCGTATCCCATTGAAAGTGGAACCATGGAGGCAAAAAATCCAACCATGGAAACCCAATTACTGTTGCGTTCTGATTTCATTTCTATTAGTTTATCTCGCTCGTCCATAAAATCCAGACTCTCTTTGTCTTCAGGTTCATTTTTTAGGGCTCTGAAAATGGCGAATAAAATGAACAACACGATTTTGGCAACAACCATTACACCAGCCAGCTTTAAGATGAAGCTGCCCCAAAATTGAATTTCTGCTGCCTGCGGAAAGTATAAGTCTCCATGAATACCAAAGATGTAAAACAAGTACCCTCCCATTAAGAGCACGGTAGTTACCAGATTAAAAACTGCTTTTTGTACTGCTATTGCCATTGTAGATGCTTTTTAAATTTAACTATATTAACTTGATGTTTGATAAACATTACACAAAGTT
This sequence is a window from Arcticibacterium luteifluviistationis. Protein-coding genes within it:
- a CDS encoding class I SAM-dependent methyltransferase; protein product: MNKSKEFWDSASKNYDKTEERFEYIHSKSRENTKKYLNRSNIVLDYGCGTGTTSCEIANLVKEVHAIDISSKMIAIAKRKAVATKVENINFSQTDIFDTRYKKESFDVILAFNMLHTVAEPQVVLQKIYELLKPEGLFISVTPCLRDKMAFLVNIQIQFVRILSKIGVIPIPIRRLKSSELDDLVVNGGFQTIDTEKLYKGASSYFVVAKK
- a CDS encoding helix-turn-helix transcriptional regulator; its protein translation is MLRFLKGEMTQQQLGDEVGVTRQTVAAIESGKYSPTLQLAFRIANVFDVTLDEVFKYDPLNDQFKKKK